A genomic segment from Diadema setosum chromosome 11, eeDiaSeto1, whole genome shotgun sequence encodes:
- the LOC140235424 gene encoding iduronate 2-sulfatase-like yields MDDYFGDSLFYWAFCSHRTMAVPLVIYTVVACFLLQFQLDSASRIDKPNVLFIVIDDLRPSLDCYGGPIISPNIDQLAAQSAIFTNAMVQQSLCAPSRTSFLTGRRPDTTRVYNFDSYWRVSGGNYTTLPQHFKENGYFTASFGKVFHPGVPSGGDDDYRYSWSIPAYHPSTEQYIKAKVCPNLDGTLHNNIMCPVDVEEMPEHTLPDLQAFERAAEILRNLSLSARGRSGSDESIDAGFRESMKPPFFLGVGYRKPHVPWKYPKAYQALYPLESVEIASNPNIPEKMPSVAWDDFHSLRLRDDLKALNLSFPFGTIPLDFHGPMRQNYYASATYTDYQVGRLLQVLEASGFASNTIILFVGDHGWQLGEHGEWCKFSNFELATRVPLMVHVPGVTDTNWLSAQKFTLKDPLKAPNRVLIDHKTGKLSWKKLRYDKVTWKKSNGLPVGLPYRTPESEGNDVLEPKGNQHGVSVDALVELVDIFPSLSELAGLTVPPICPPNSFDVDFCAEGVSFAPLILDDYIADRWRTNDSRGLRKIKRWKNATFSQYPRPSVHPGKLTDVPHLANITIMGYSMRTIEYHYTEWIGFSNTTFEGDWNDVKARELYVNELDPEQNNNVADVEKYKDIVKMLSGRLQRGWRDCLPVISGV; encoded by the exons ATGGACGATTACTTCGGAGACTCTTTG TTTTATTGGGCATTTTGTTCACACAGGACGATGGCCGTACCGTTGGTGATTTACACTGTGGTTGCCTGTTTCCTTTTACAGTTCCAACTGGATTCAG CCAGTAGGATCGACAAGCCCAATGTTCTTTTCATCGTGATCGATGATCTCCGGCCATCACTCGACTGCTATGGCGGCCCCATCATCTCGCCAAACATCGACCAACTCGCTGCGCAGTCGGCAATCTTCACCAACGCCATGGTCCAG CAATCCCTGTGCGCTCCAAGTCGAACGTCCTTCCTGACCGGCCGCAGACCGGATACCACCAGGGTCTACAATTTCGACTCGTACTGGAGGGTTTCGGGCGGCAACTACACCACACTGCCGCAGCATTTCAAGGAGAATGGGTACTTCACGGCTTCTTTCGGCAAAGTCTTTCATCCAG GTGTTCCTAGTGGAGGCGATGACGACTACCGTTACAGTTGGTCAATTCCCGCTTACCATCCTTCAACCGAACAGTACATCAAGGCAAAG GTGTGCCCAAATTTGGATGGAACATTACATAACAACATCATGTGTCCAGTGGATGTAGAGGAGATGCCTGAGCATACGCTTCCAGATCTACAAGCCTTTGAAAGGGCGGCTGAAATTTTGCGGAATCTGTCGCTCTCCGCGAGAGGGCGCTCTGGCTCAGACGAATCGATTGACGCTGGTTTTCGGGAGTCGATGAAGCCGCCGTTCTTCCTCGGCGTCGGCTACCGCAAACCGCACGTTCCGTGGAAATACCCGAAGGCGTACCAAGCCCTGTATCCACTCGAGTCGGTGGAAATCGCGTCTAATCCGAACATACCCGAGAAGATGCCGAGTGTGGCCTGGGATGACTTCCACTCATTGCGACTTCGGGACGATCTGAAGGCGCTGAACCTAAGTTTCCCGTTCGGCACAATACCACTCGACTTCCAT GGACCAATGCGTCAGAATTACTATGCGTCAGCAACGTACACCGACTACCAGGTTGGGCGTCTGCTTCAGGTCCTGGAAGCTTCTGGTTTCGCCAGCAATACCATTATCCTGTTCGTCGGGGATCATG GTTGGCAGCTTGGTGAACATGGTGAATGGTGCAAGTTCTCAAACTTCGAGCTGGCCACCCGCGTCCCGCTCATGGTGCACGTTCCCGGTGTGACAGACACAAACTGGCTCTCCGCCCAAAAATTCACCCTGAAAGACCCGCTCAAGGCCCCTAACAGAGTCCTGATAGATCACAAGACtggcaaactgtcatggaagaAGTTGAGATACGACAAGGTAACATGGAAGAAAAGCAACGGCCTGCCTGTCGGTTTACCCTATCGCACTCCCGAAAGCGAAGGCAATGACGTACTTGAACCTAAAGGTAATCAGCACGGAGTCAGCGTTGATGCCCTGGTGGAACTCGTGGACATATTTCCAAGCTTGTCAGAGCTTGCTGGCCTGACCGTCCCGCCAATATGTCCTCCGAATTCATTCGACGTCGATTTCTGCGCAGAAGGCGTCAGTTTTGCCCCGCTGATACTGGACGACTACATTGCTGATCGCTGGAGGACCAATGATAGCAGGGGCTTGCGAAAAATTAAACGATGGAAGAACGCAACGTTTAGCCAGTACCCTCGCCCAAGCGTGCATCCAGGAAAACTAACCGACGTTCCGCACCTTGCCAATATTACCATCATGGGATACTCGATGCGTACGATCGAGTACCACTATACAGAATGGATCGGCTTCAGCAACACCACGTTCGAAGGGGACTGGAACGACGTAAAGGCTCGAGAGCTTTACGTGAACGAACTCGACCCTGAGCAGAACAACAACGTGGCTGACGTCGAGAAGTACAAGGACATCGTTAAAATGCTTAGTGGACGCTTGCAGAGAGGTTGGAGGGACTGCCTCCCTGTCATTAGTGGAGTTTAG